The genomic stretch AGTGGGTGAAACGGCAGAATCATATGATCAAGTCTTTCAGCTAGTTCGAAACGGCGAAGAATACGAGGTGAAGGTTAAATGAAACCAGTTATTGCGTTAACGAAAGGCCGTGTTGAGAAACAATTCCTTGCTTACTTGGAGGAGCGCGCCATTGATAGCACACCGCTTGTGGAAAAAGGGCGCAAATTGAGTGTGGAGACAGATCAAGCTATTTATTTCTTCGCAAAAGGCGTTGACGTGACCACGTACGTGGAGCATGGCATTGCCGATCTAGGTGTAGTTGGCGAAGATATTATAGCGGAGTTTCAGCCTGATGTGTTCAATCTCTTTCCGCTTCCGTTCGGTGCTTGCAAGATGGCGGTTGCTGCGGAAAAAACGAAAGTTTGGCCTGACCGGAAGAAAAGAATCGCCAGCAAATACACGAATATAACAAAGCAATTTTACTTAGATAAAGGTGAATCAGTCGATATTATTAAGCTGGAAGGATCTGTTGAATTGGCTC from Terribacillus sp. DMT04 encodes the following:
- the hisG gene encoding ATP phosphoribosyltransferase, which produces MKPVIALTKGRVEKQFLAYLEERAIDSTPLVEKGRKLSVETDQAIYFFAKGVDVTTYVEHGIADLGVVGEDIIAEFQPDVFNLFPLPFGACKMAVAAEKTKVWPDRKKRIASKYTNITKQFYLDKGESVDIIKLEGSVELAPLLGLADAIVDIVETGTTLKENGLEVIEDIQHFTARVIANRSSLKMKRDILQPYLNILQEEVST